From the Phyllopteryx taeniolatus isolate TA_2022b chromosome 16, UOR_Ptae_1.2, whole genome shotgun sequence genome, one window contains:
- the zgc:86896 gene encoding actin-related protein 2/3 complex subunit 1A-A isoform X1 — protein MSRYSFGLEPLSCHTWNKDRTQIAVSPNNNVVNIYEMKGRDWIKIHELTEHSGRITGIDWGPESNRIVTCASDRNAYVWTLKDGSWKPTLVLVRINRAATCVKWSPLENKFALGSGARLISVCYFEKENDWWLSKHIKKPIRSTILSLAWHPNNILLAAGSADFHCRIFSAYIKDIEDKPGPTAWGAKMPFGEVMLENKDCGGWVHSVSFSPSGDQLAWVAHNSSITVADATRGKEATQLTIDSLPLLSVLYVNPTEIVAAGHDCCPYQFTYKGPGSLAFVKKLDISKQSSKSGISAMQHFRNLDKRATDDDSNELDTLHQNTITQLCAVKGTAKVEKYSSVGLDGAMVMWDFKH, from the exons ATGTCACGCTACAGTTTTGGTCTGGAGCCACTTTCTTGCCACACCTGGAATAAAGACAGGACAC AGATTGCAGTGAGCCCCAACAACAATGTGGTAAACATTTATGAAATGAAAGGCAGAGACTGGATCAAGATCCATGAGCTTACTGAGCACAGTGGACGTATCACAG GAATTGACTGGGGCCCTGAGTCTAATCGCATCGTCACCTGTGCTTCTGACCGCAATGCCTACGTGTGGACTCTAAAGGATGGCTCGTGGAAGCCCACTCTGGTCCTCGTACGAATCAACCGTGCAGCCACCTGTGTAAAGTGGTCGCCTCTGGAAAACAAGTTTGCCCTGGGCAGTGGAGCTCGACTCATCTCCGTCTGCTATTTTGAGAAGGAAAATGATTG GTGGCTGAGTAAGCACATCAAAAAGCCCATTCGCTCCACCATTCTGAGCCTGGCTTGGCATCCTAATAACATTCTTCTGGCAGCTGGGTCTGCGGACTTCCACTGCAG GATTTTTTCAGCCTACATAAAGGACATCGAGGACAAGCCTGGACCCACTGCTTGGGGGGCCAAAATGCCTTTTGGGGAGGTGATGTTAGAGAATAAGGACTGTGGAGGCTGGGTGCACAGTGTCTCCTTCTCCCCCAGTGGAGACCAACTGGCCTGGGTGGCCCACAACAGCAGCATCACAGTAGCTGATGCTACCCGGGGAAAGGA GGCAACACAGCTGACCATTGACAGTCTTCCACTGCTGAGTGTCCTATATGTCAACCCCACTGAGATCGTTGCCGCG GGGCATGACTGTTGTCCCTACCAGTTCACCTATAAGGGACCTGGCTCTCTGGCATTTGTAAAGAAGCTAGACATTTCCAAGCAGTCTTCCAAGAGTGGCATTTCAGCCATGCAGCACTTCCGTAACCTGGATAAGAGGGCTACCGATGACGACAGCAACGAGTTGGACACACTTCACCAGAACACCATAAC gcagttgtgtgctgttaagGGAACAGCTAAAGTTGAGAAGTACAGTAGTGTGGGACTGGATGGAGCCATGGTAATGTGGGATTTTAAG cACTGA
- the zgc:86896 gene encoding actin-related protein 2/3 complex subunit 1A-B isoform X2, with the protein MKGRDWIKIHELTEHSGRITGIDWGPESNRIVTCASDRNAYVWTLKDGSWKPTLVLVRINRAATCVKWSPLENKFALGSGARLISVCYFEKENDWWLSKHIKKPIRSTILSLAWHPNNILLAAGSADFHCRIFSAYIKDIEDKPGPTAWGAKMPFGEVMLENKDCGGWVHSVSFSPSGDQLAWVAHNSSITVADATRGKEATQLTIDSLPLLSVLYVNPTEIVAAGHDCCPYQFTYKGPGSLAFVKKLDISKQSSKSGISAMQHFRNLDKRATDDDSNELDTLHQNTITQLCAVKGTAKVEKYSSVGLDGAMVMWDFKH; encoded by the exons ATGAAAGGCAGAGACTGGATCAAGATCCATGAGCTTACTGAGCACAGTGGACGTATCACAG GAATTGACTGGGGCCCTGAGTCTAATCGCATCGTCACCTGTGCTTCTGACCGCAATGCCTACGTGTGGACTCTAAAGGATGGCTCGTGGAAGCCCACTCTGGTCCTCGTACGAATCAACCGTGCAGCCACCTGTGTAAAGTGGTCGCCTCTGGAAAACAAGTTTGCCCTGGGCAGTGGAGCTCGACTCATCTCCGTCTGCTATTTTGAGAAGGAAAATGATTG GTGGCTGAGTAAGCACATCAAAAAGCCCATTCGCTCCACCATTCTGAGCCTGGCTTGGCATCCTAATAACATTCTTCTGGCAGCTGGGTCTGCGGACTTCCACTGCAG GATTTTTTCAGCCTACATAAAGGACATCGAGGACAAGCCTGGACCCACTGCTTGGGGGGCCAAAATGCCTTTTGGGGAGGTGATGTTAGAGAATAAGGACTGTGGAGGCTGGGTGCACAGTGTCTCCTTCTCCCCCAGTGGAGACCAACTGGCCTGGGTGGCCCACAACAGCAGCATCACAGTAGCTGATGCTACCCGGGGAAAGGA GGCAACACAGCTGACCATTGACAGTCTTCCACTGCTGAGTGTCCTATATGTCAACCCCACTGAGATCGTTGCCGCG GGGCATGACTGTTGTCCCTACCAGTTCACCTATAAGGGACCTGGCTCTCTGGCATTTGTAAAGAAGCTAGACATTTCCAAGCAGTCTTCCAAGAGTGGCATTTCAGCCATGCAGCACTTCCGTAACCTGGATAAGAGGGCTACCGATGACGACAGCAACGAGTTGGACACACTTCACCAGAACACCATAAC gcagttgtgtgctgttaagGGAACAGCTAAAGTTGAGAAGTACAGTAGTGTGGGACTGGATGGAGCCATGGTAATGTGGGATTTTAAG cACTGA